One stretch of Caloenas nicobarica isolate bCalNic1 chromosome 2, bCalNic1.hap1, whole genome shotgun sequence DNA includes these proteins:
- the LOC135985707 gene encoding lymphocyte antigen 6E, which yields MKALLLAVLAAVLCVERAHTLVCFSCSDASSNWACLTPVKCDDNDKHCVTTYVGVGFGSKSGQSISKGCSPICPSAGINIGIAAASVYCCDSFLCNISGSSSVKASYAVLALGVLVSFIYVLRARE from the exons ATGAAGGCGCTTCTGCTCGCCGTGCTGGCTGCGGTGCTGTGCGTGGAGAGAG CCCACACGCTCGTCTGCTTTTCGTGCTCGGATGCCTCCTCCAACTGGGCCTGCCTGACGCCTGTCAAGTGTGACGACAATGACAAACACTGTGTGACGACGTACGTCGGAGTGGGATTCG GCAGCAAATCTGGCCAGTCCATCTCCAAAGGATGCTCTCCCATTTGCCCCAGCGCCGGGATTAACATCGGCATAGCGGCTGCCTCCGTTTACTGCTGCGACTCCTTCCTCTGCAACATCAGCGGTTCCAGCAGCGTGAAAGCCAGCTACGCTGTCCTGGCCTTGGGAGTCCTCGTTAGCTTCATCTACGTCCTCAGGGCTCGCGAGTGA